Sequence from the bacterium genome:
ATTTAGTAAAAAAAGAAGGGATTGTGCTATGTGGTTATGCTAATCTGGAGAATGTCCAGCGTCCATTATTAGCCCAAAAACTAACTTATGGTATTTCCTTAGGCTATCGGCTTTCAGAGGTGATAATTGACGGCATAATTGATAGACCGACAAGAGACTATCTCCATCATTATCGCCAGATTAATCTTTTACTTGACCAGAGTGCATTAAAAGTAACCAGTTTTATTCAACAACAAGGTTACAATGCCTTACCCATTCCCGCATCTCAAATTACCGATTGGAAAGAGATAAGAGGAAGTATTTCTCATAAATTAATTGCGGCTAAGGCTGGCGTAGCCTGGATAGGTAGAAGTTCATTAGCAGTTAGTCCAGATTATGGAGCGAGAATAAGATATGTCAGTATTTTGACAGATTTACCACTTTCAACTGGAAAACCGTTAGATTTTGGTTGTGGGGATTGCCAAAAATGTCTTGCAATCTGTCCTTGTAGGGCAATTGGAGATACTGCAGATAAATTTGACCGCAATAAATGCCTTGAGCAACTAAAAATCTTTGCTAAATCAGAGAATTTAGGCACGCATTACATCTGTGGACTATGTGTTAAAGTTTGCCATCTCAGGAAATAAGGAGGAAATGGACACCGCAGAAACGCAGAGACGCGGAGAAAAATGTACACTTTCAAAATTTTAAAGGTAATAGTTGAACTATCGGTGTGAAACCAGATAGAAATTTTCTCTCGCCAGGACGCAAAGGTCGCAAAGTTTTTTTCTTAGAGTCCTTTGCGCCTTTGCGAAAAATCTGAAGATTCTACCTTTTCAAGAATCTATTTTAATCTCTCTCCTATTTCTTCTCAGCGTCTCTGTGTCTCTGTGGTTAAATACTACCCAATTGAGACTTATGGGTAAGTTTCAATAAATTTCTCTTGACAATCTGTTTATTTTATTATACAATATAATCTGGTAGCCGAGATGGCGGAATTGGCAGACGCACCGGACTTAAAATCCGGTGGAAATTTATTTCCGTGCCGGTTCAAGTCCGGCTCTCGGCACCAGGACTAGCGAATTAGAGAATTAGAGAATTAGAGAATTAGAGATTAAGAGATTGGAGATTAACCTTTAATTCACTAATCACTAATCTCTAATTCACTTACATACATCGCGGGGTGGAGCAGTGGTAGCTCGTTGGGCTCATAACCCAAAGGTCGGCAGTTCGAATCTGCCCCCCGCAACCAGAAAAGAAGTAGAAAGTAAAGAGTAGAAAGTAGAGAGAGAAATCTAACAAAGAGTGAGACAAAAAATCTCTCTACTTTCTACTCGCTACTCTCTACTTTTTAATTGGCGGTGTAGCTCAGCTGGTCAGAGCAACGGAATCATAATCCGTGTGTCCGGGGTTCGAATCCCTGCGCCGCTACCAGTAAAAGAGGAGAATTATTATGCCAGAGAAAAAAATAAAAGTACCAAAGGTTATGCCCGTACCAGAGAGAAAGATAAGAGTACCAAAGGTTATGCCCGTACCAGAG
This genomic interval carries:
- a CDS encoding reductive dehalogenase domain-containing protein, with product LVKKEGIVLCGYANLENVQRPLLAQKLTYGISLGYRLSEVIIDGIIDRPTRDYLHHYRQINLLLDQSALKVTSFIQQQGYNALPIPASQITDWKEIRGSISHKLIAAKAGVAWIGRSSLAVSPDYGARIRYVSILTDLPLSTGKPLDFGCGDCQKCLAICPCRAIGDTADKFDRNKCLEQLKIFAKSENLGTHYICGLCVKVCHLRK